A region of Mugil cephalus isolate CIBA_MC_2020 chromosome 3, CIBA_Mcephalus_1.1, whole genome shotgun sequence DNA encodes the following proteins:
- the urb2 gene encoding unhealthy ribosome biogenesis protein 2 homolog: MAAIYSGIHLKLKSPQTPWEDKLKLARFAWISSQCLLPNKEQVLLDWCAHALTVWYNKKVEFSQEVLEGLWCYLDDVLHSKKLLSLLKQGKTISLRINMAQLLLDRLQECAQVDSKSPVCLSTILSVCRGILSSPTLSSVFTTKYELMVDLLAKFCLLACRELQQPFLTKYQTVESDSSPDELITEPVTELDTSQNEPLTASLPDQTDLDADKSPSKQKGNLRLANLFEVLLQVMSSYLSVQRQQGNPNRVFTMVTNQLIQPLVLLRHLLTSGEFAASHTKLHLRQQLCRDIRIKIDSIVQLGLFPSEQLTLYKEELLPSKEDSGKRSSEGAKGPLKPVSAVLCKLSAQGYCEPSLHYSVKSNTLPLLFKFFLERYGKLKGEVEEEQRMLCFYFLIRLVPALDLHLDGCSGSPASSGQKSPLLSSSSPESWSLALLAVESLLSQAMSADIYNVAADRIRHGEVQLNFYRALGQMLFNEAQPSIPSWYRCLKVLLSLNHLILEPDLDQLLSSAWVNAECMDARVQRARQLMVCSLLQTYTKLRQLPHLFSKLLSVICEPALDDLRPPLLPEGISNSLRTSLLDTPPSQSITICSLVLESIRSCVLPDLVKEGNEAEKMEIGDGQTDQEREDASLKLFSLIQLLHTVLFSLKTLDNASPVPLVKQSQDLMKEIQQLIKELLHVLPTEKKPVEGNTRQLQKTTKKGKKNLERKGSAKVSGSETGALWQQKTQEAALLLKYTWMEVDTLFSIHCSKYSSLDPTQTSVLSDTEERFSSSSPQITNIENLLSGEILPARLHASPSHSPMSCLLLKILTLQQMKKILSNSLLQCESSTAAILNRAAQFIVAKSELEMMPDGEEAWDRQISSLNTSNYFVAHWYLVTSNLPLIVPHLSGEDLGCIANALMSSLLLSQTDRSRDQLPGCLTVSLISSQLLQSKVFAEMPSLFSASVWSLTQRIIGVLKAAHAPKVCPTLLTFQKKETGALSSGGGAGQVNKETIVEDILSSTKTGEIPVMLTETQTKELVNLVQILTNLNPDGMSSDDLSSIFLLLFFVLTSTSSQPDQMAVDPPKSGGDALFKGKLLRVLSNLSEGRHFQSVLKLIHGGSLLQAAVSSLLWFCRSARFQASCCPDWLDLIKATQGFIKSLVQLIINRNSSVRLNLDQFASYLTSKQIVVSSSGASMLSVHLLLASLTSFSQAMTSNLGKSQQMDQTLTQMLTRTTASLGPAVESVLKPQTVDQAVIQPASILGQAFVVEVVTAMLRCELSSLSVEDENKQTNKLVLTYMSLYQSFCQQILKEINSAPRPTDFLVSSLQFLSAFYKAMETIGAEREQEGEVKRDGKDLDELYIQLLRNVHMLLTAPWLSSTDLSELEPIVQELLRHLVEKSTTSQFNLLLMMIRDGLDVSKLRAGNYREVLSTVVIIKLLSCCQLPETCSKALWLIAPQIISAMVFLVRSSSQDVSLTLPFTVPTVTSLTSLLHQGEGLITNPHHVVLVLGALQSVPLDHMTPLVYQSAFLAVHEALFAIIMCHPQVMLKAAPTFLNVFYRLVASIMQEGRQKGDSDTGAGSDVYLQCSRLVERMYSHIAATPESFSTLSAFMVAQYVTELQKVTLQPDVKLHLTEGIYSILDLCMEQDIKFLGAGLQMGVREVFNELYSSYTHYHKAQRQGEDKYTV, from the exons ATGGCTGCCATATACTCAGGTATCCATCTAAAGCTGAAGAGTCCTCAGACTCCATGGGAGGACAAGCTGAAGTTGGCGCGTTTTGCCTGGATCTCCTCTCAGTGCCTGTTACCTAACAAAGAACAG GTGCTGTTGGACTGGTGCGCCCATGCACTCACAGTCTGGTACAATAAAAAGGTGGAGTTTTCCCAGGAGGTTTTGGAAGGCCTGTGGTGCTACCTCGACGATGTTCTTCACAGCAAGAAGCTCCTGTCTCTTCTCAAACAGGGAAAGACCATCAGTCTAAGAATAAACATGGCACAG CTGCTGCTTGACCGTCTGCAGGAGTGTGCACAGGTTGACTCCAAGTCGCCGGTGTGTTTGTCCACCATACTGAGTGTGTGTCGGGGTATCCTGTCTTCTCCTACACTCTCATCTGTTTTTACCACCAAGTATGAACTCATGGTTGACCTGCTCGCCAAATTCTGCTTGTTGGCCTGCCGTGAGCTACAGCAGCCATTTCTCACAAAATACCAAACGGTAGAGTCTGACTCAAGTCCAGATGAACTGATTACTGAACCTGTAACAGAGTTGGACACTTCCCAAAATGAGCCACTGACTGCCAGTCTACCAGATCAGACTGATTTGGATGCTGATAAATCCCCTTCTAAGCAAAAGGGAAACCTGCGTTTGGCTAATTTATTTGAGGTGTTGCTTCAAGTGATGTCAAGCTATTTGTCAGTTCAGCGACAACAAGGCAACCCTAACAGAGTCTTTACTATGGTCACCAACCAGCTGATCCAGCCTCTAGTGCTGCTTCGACACCTGCTGACCTCTGGGGAATTTGCAGCTTCTCACACAAAGTTGCATCTCCGTCAGCAGCTGTGCAGAGACATCCGCATCAAGATAGACTCCATTGTTCAGTTAGGTCTCTTCCCCTCCGAGCAACTGACCTTATACAAGGAGGAGCTCCTGCCATCAAAAGAGGATTCTGGGAAACGTAGTTCTGAAGGGGCAAAAGGGCCATTGAAGCCAGTCAGTGCTGTTCTTTGCAAACTGAGTGCCCAGGGCTACTGTGAGCCGTCGCTACACTACTCTGTGAAGTCCAACACGCTGCCCCTGCTGTTCAAGTTTTTTCTGGAAAGATACGGCAAGTTGAAGGGAGAAgttgaggaggagcagaggatgctgtgtttctattttctCATCAGATTGGTCCCAGCTTTAGATCTTCATCTTGATGGATGCTCAGGTTCACCTGCTTCCTCCGGGCAGaagtctcctctcctctcctcctcttccccagAGAGCTGGAGCCTGGCTCTGCTGGCTGTGGAGTCCCTGCTAAGCCAGGCGATGTCAGCTGATATATACAATGTTGCTGCAGACAGAATACGACATGGAGAGGTCCAGCTCAATTTTTACAGAGCCTTGGGACAAATGCTCTTCAATGAGGCCCAACCAAG CATACCATCATGGTACCGCTGTTTAAAGGTACTTTTGAGTCTCAATCATCTGATTCTTGAGCCAGACCTGGACCAGCTGTTATCTTCAGCTTGGGTTAATGCTGAATGCATGGATGCACGAGTACAACGGGCCAGACAG CTCATGGTGTGTAGTCTACTCCAGACCTACACTAAGCTCCGTCAACTGCCTCATCTGTTCTCTAAGCTCCTGTCTGTGATCTGTGAGCCAGCTTTGGACGACCTCCGACCTCCGTTGCTGCCTGAAGGCATTTCCAACTCTCTCAGGACTTCCCTTCTTGACACACCCCCATCCCAGAGCATAACAATATGCTCATTAGTGTTGGAGAGCATCAGGAGTTGTGTACTACCTGATCTGGTGAAAGAGGGAAACGAGgcagagaagatggagattgGCGACGGCCAGACGGACCAAGAGAGAGAAGATGCATCTCTGAAACTCTTCTCCCTCATTCAGCTGCTTCATACTGTTTTGTTTAGTCTCAAGACTCTAGACAATGCCTCTCCTGTTCCTTTAGTCAAGCAGAGTCAAGACCTAATGAAGGAGATCCAGCAGTTAATTAAGGAGTTACTCCATGTCTTGCCAACAGAGAAGAAACCTGTTGAAGGAAATACAAGGCAGCTTCAGAAGACCACaaagaaaggcaaaaagaaTCTTGAACGCAAAGGATCAGCAAAAGTTTCAGGGTCTGAAACAGGAGCATTGTGGCAACAGAAGACTCAAGAGGCCGCTCTCCTGCTCAAATACACCTGGATGGAAGTAGACACACTGTTCTCTATACACTGCAGCAAATACTCATCTCTTGACCCAACCCAGACATCAGTATTAAGTGACACAGAGGAACGATTTTCTTCCAGTTCTCCACAAATAACCAACATAGAGAATCTTCTGTCTGGTGAGATTTTACCAGCACGTCTCCATGCATCCCCCTCCCACAGCCCCATGAGCTGTTTGCTGCTCAAGATCCTAACTTTACAACAGATGAAGAAGATTTTGTCTAATAGTCTCTTACAGTGTGAGTCCAGCACTGCTGCAATACTAAACAGGGCCGCCCAGTTTATCGTGGCAAAATCTGAGCTTGAGATGATGCCGGATGGAGAGGAAGCCTGGGACAGGCAGATAAGCAGCCTAAATACCAGCAACTACTTTGTAGCACACTGGTATCTTGTCACGTCCAATCTGCCTTTGATTGTTCCCCACCTGAGTGGAGAGGACCTGGGCTGTATTGCAAATGCGCTTATGAGCTCATTGCTcctcagtcagacagacagatccAGAGACCAGCTGCCTGGCTGTCTGACTGTCTCCCTCATATCTTCACAGCTTCTCCAAAGCAAAGTTTTTGCTGAGATGCCTTCACTCTTCTCTGCTTCGGTTTGGTCCCTCACACAAAGAATCATCGGTGTGCTCAAAGCCGCACATGCACCCAAGGTTTGTCCTACGCTCCTGACATTTCAGAAGAAAGAAACCGGAGCGCTGTCTTCAGGGGGAGGTGCCGGTCAGGTGAATAAAGAGACCATTGTTGAGGATATTTTGTCCTCTACAAAAACTGGAGAGATTCCTGTGATGCTGACTGAGACacagaccaaggagctggtaaACCTTGTCCAAATCTTAACAAACCTAAATCCAGATGGGATGAGCTCTGATGATCTCTCCTCCATTTTCCTTCTCCTATTTTTTGtgctcacctccacctccagtcAACCAGACCAGATGGCTGTGGACCCTCCTAAATCCGGAGGTGATGCCCTATTCAAAGGGAAGCTGCTCAGAGTTTTGTCTAATCTCTCGGAGGGTCGACATTTCCAGAGTGTTTTGAAGCTCATCCACGGTGGTAGTCTGCTACAGGCTGCTGTGTCATCTCTACTCTGGTTTTGCAGAAGTGCAAGATTTCAAGCTTCTTGCTGTCCCGATTGGTTGGATCTAATTAAAGCAACGCAGGGTTTCATAAAGTCCTTGGTACAATTGATTATCAACAGAAACAGCAGCGTTCGACTCAACCTTGATCAGTTCGCTTCCTATCTCACCAGTAAGCAAATTGTGGTTTCCAGTTCAGGAGCATCCATGTTATCTGTCCATCTTCTGCTGGCGTCTCTGACTTCTTTCTCCCAGGCAATGACCTCAAACTTGGGAAAAAGTCAACAAATGGATCAAACTTTGACCCAAATGTTAACAAGAACCACCGCTTCACTGGGGCCAGCCGTTGAGTCCGTCCTAAAGCCCCAGACTGTCGATCAAGCAGTCATCCAGCCAGCCAGCATCCTCGGCCAAGCGTTTGTAGTGGAAGTGGTTACGGCCATGCTGCGCTGTGAACTGTCCTCACTGTCAGTGGAGGatgagaacaaacaaacaaacaaactcgtCCTGACTTATATGAGTCTATATCAGAGCTTCTGCCAGCAGATACTCAAAGAAATAAACTCTGCTCCCAGACCCACGGACTTCCTGGTTTCCTCTCTCCAGTTCCTGTCTGCTTTTTACAAAGCAATGGAGACAATAGGAGCCGAGAGGGAGCAGGAAGGAGAGGTGAAGAGGGATGGAAAGGACCTAGATGAGCTGTACATTCAGCTACTGCGTAATGTGCACATGCTGTTGACAG CTCCTTGGCTGTCCTCAACTGATCTTAGTGAGCTGGAGCCCATTGTGCAGGAGCTGTTGCGCCACCTAGTGGAGAAAAGCACGACAAGTCAGTTCAacctgctgctgatgatgatcaGAGACGGTCTGGATGTCAGCAAGCTGAGGGCAGGAAACTACAGG GAGGTGCTATCTACAGTTGTCATCATTAAGCTGCTCTCCTGTTGTCAGTTACCAGAGACCTGCTCTAAAGCTCTGTGGCTCATTGCACCACAGATTATATCTGCTATGGTG ttcTTAGTGAGATCTTCCAGTCAGGACGTCTCTCTCACCCTGCCCTTTACCGTTCCCACGGTGACCTCACTAACATCGCTGCTGCATCAGGGCGAGGGGCTCATCACCAACCCCCACCATGTGGTTCTGGTGCTTGGGGCGCTCCAGTCGGTGCCCCTCGACCACATGACCCCTCTCGTCTACCAGTCAGCGTTCCTGGCTGTTCACGAGGCGCTGTTCGCCATCATCATGTGTCACCCTCAG gTGATGCTGAAGGCAGCTCCGACATTCCTGAATGTCTTCTACCGTCTGGTGGCATCGATCATGCAGGAGGGTCGGCAGAAAGGAGACAGTGACACAG GTGCTGGCAGTGATGTGTACTTGCAGTGCTCCAGGCTGGTTGAGAGGATGTACTCCCACATTGCCGCTACACCTGAGAGCTTCAGCACGCTGTCAGCATTCATGGTGGCTCAATATGTCACGGAGCTGCAGAAG GTTACTCTGCAACCAGATGTGAAGCTGCATCTGACTGAGGGCATCTATTCGATACTGGACCTGTGCATGGAGCAGGATATCAAGTTTCTGGGCGCCGGGCTGCAGATGGGAGTCAGAGAGGTGTTCAACGAGCTGTACAGCAGCTACACCCACTACCACAAAGCACAGAGGCAAGGGGAGGACAAGTACACTGTTTGA